Proteins from one Palaemon carinicauda isolate YSFRI2023 chromosome 44, ASM3689809v2, whole genome shotgun sequence genomic window:
- the AP-1sigma gene encoding AP-1 complex subunit sigma-2 isoform X4: protein MQFMLLFSRQGKLRLQKWYEAHPDKVKKKITRELISTILARKPKMSSFLEWKDLKIVYKRYASLYFCCAIEQEDNELLTLEIIHRYVELLDKYFGSVCELDIIFNFEKAYFMLDELMVGGEVCETSKKNVLKAIAAQDLLQEEETPQGLFEDHGLG from the exons ATGCAATTTATGCTGCTATTCAGCCGTCAAGGCAAGCTACGACTTCAAAAGTGGTATGAAGCCCATCCagacaaagttaagaaaaaaattactCGAGAGCTGATATCAACCATCCTGGCAAGAAAACCAAAAATGTCTTCATTTTTAGAATGGAAAGATCTCAAGATTGTATATAAAAG ATATGCATCACTGTATTTTTGTTGTGCaattgaacaagaggacaatgAACTGTTGACGTTAGAGATTATTCATCGTTATGTAGAACTTCTGGACAAGTACTTTGGTAGT GTATGTGAATtggatattattttcaattttgagaAGGCTTACTTCATGTTAGACGAACTGATGGTTGGCGGTGAAGTTTGCGAAACAAGTAAGAAAAATGTACTCAAGGCCATAGCAGCTCAGGACCTTCTGCAGGAG
- the AP-1sigma gene encoding AP-1 complex subunit sigma-2 isoform X3, with the protein MQFMLLFSRQGKLRLQKWYEAHPDKVKKKITRELISTILARKPKMSSFLEWKDLKIVYKRYASLYFCCAIEQEDNELLTLEIIHRYVELLDKYFGSVCELDIIFNFEKAYFMLDELMVGGEVCETSKKNVLKAIAAQDLLQEDEIVEMALRDMGLI; encoded by the exons ATGCAATTTATGCTGCTATTCAGCCGTCAAGGCAAGCTACGACTTCAAAAGTGGTATGAAGCCCATCCagacaaagttaagaaaaaaattactCGAGAGCTGATATCAACCATCCTGGCAAGAAAACCAAAAATGTCTTCATTTTTAGAATGGAAAGATCTCAAGATTGTATATAAAAG ATATGCATCACTGTATTTTTGTTGTGCaattgaacaagaggacaatgAACTGTTGACGTTAGAGATTATTCATCGTTATGTAGAACTTCTGGACAAGTACTTTGGTAGT GTATGTGAATtggatattattttcaattttgagaAGGCTTACTTCATGTTAGACGAACTGATGGTTGGCGGTGAAGTTTGCGAAACAAGTAAGAAAAATGTACTCAAGGCCATAGCAGCTCAGGACCTTCTGCAGGAG
- the AP-1sigma gene encoding AP-1 complex subunit sigma-2 isoform X2, whose translation MQFMLLFSRQGKLRLQKWYEAHPDKVKKKITRELISTILARKPKMSSFLEWKDLKIVYKRYASLYFCCAIEQEDNELLTLEIIHRYVELLDKYFGSVCELDIIFNFEKAYFMLDELMVGGEVCETSKKNVLKAIAAQDLLQEDEAVEGALREIGLY comes from the exons ATGCAATTTATGCTGCTATTCAGCCGTCAAGGCAAGCTACGACTTCAAAAGTGGTATGAAGCCCATCCagacaaagttaagaaaaaaattactCGAGAGCTGATATCAACCATCCTGGCAAGAAAACCAAAAATGTCTTCATTTTTAGAATGGAAAGATCTCAAGATTGTATATAAAAG ATATGCATCACTGTATTTTTGTTGTGCaattgaacaagaggacaatgAACTGTTGACGTTAGAGATTATTCATCGTTATGTAGAACTTCTGGACAAGTACTTTGGTAGT GTATGTGAATtggatattattttcaattttgagaAGGCTTACTTCATGTTAGACGAACTGATGGTTGGCGGTGAAGTTTGCGAAACAAGTAAGAAAAATGTACTCAAGGCCATAGCAGCTCAGGACCTTCTGCAGGAG